One region of Triticum aestivum cultivar Chinese Spring chromosome 6B, IWGSC CS RefSeq v2.1, whole genome shotgun sequence genomic DNA includes:
- the LOC123137614 gene encoding protein YABBY 4 isoform X2, producing MSSSSSSSAVFNLDHLAPSPTEQLCYVHCNCCDAILAVGVPCSSLFKTVTVRCGHCANLLSVNLRALLLPPAAPPANQLQFGHSLLSPTSPHGLLDEVAFQTPSLLMDQASTNLSGFTGRSNSSCASNLPAMPMPAAKPAQQETEQSAKSAPSANRPPEKRQRVPSAYNRFIKDEIQRIKAGNPDITHREAFSAAAKNWAHFPHIHFGLMPDQGFKRTFKVQDGAEDMLLKDGLYAAAAAAAANMSVTPL from the exons atgtcgtcgtcctcctcctcgtcggctgTCTTCAACCTGGACCACCTCGCGCCGTCCCCCACCGAGCAGCTCTGCTACGTCCACTGCAACTGCTGCGACGCCATCCTTGCA GTCGGTGTGCCGTGCAGCAGCCTGTTCAAGACGGTGACGGTGAGGTGCGGCCACTGCGCCAACCTGCTCTCCGTCAACCTCCGCGCCCTCCTGCTCCCTCCCGCGGCGCCTCCGGCAAACCAGCTCCAGTTCGGCCACTCCTTGCTTTCCCCTACTTCCCCCCATGGCCTCTTG GACGAGGTTGCGTTCCAGACGCCGAGCCTACTGATGGACCAGGCGAGCACCAACCTGAGCGGCTTCACGGGCCGCAGCAACAGCAGCTGCGCCAGCAACCTGCCGGCGATGCCGATGCCTGCCGCCAAGCCTGCGCAGCAGGAAACCGAGCAGTCGGCAAAGAGCGCCCCATCGGCGAACAGGC CTCCGGAGAAGCGTCAGCGAGTTCCCTCCGCCTACAACCGCTTCATCAA GGATGAGATCCAGCGCATCAAGGCCGGCAACCCGGACATCACCCACCGCGAGGCCTTCAGCGCAGCCGCAAAGAAT TGGGCCCATTTCCCGCACATCCACTTCGGCCTCATGCCGGATCAGGGATTCAAGAGGACCTTCAAGGTTCAG GATGGCGCCGAAGACATGCTTCTCAAGGATGGTCTCTATgctgcggcggccgcggcggctgccAACATGAGCGTTACTCCACTTTAA
- the LOC123137614 gene encoding protein YABBY 4 isoform X1, with amino-acid sequence MSSSSSSSAVFNLDHLAPSPTEQLCYVHCNCCDAILAVGVPCSSLFKTVTVRCGHCANLLSVNLRALLLPPAAPPANQLQFGHSLLSPTSPHGLLDEVAFQTPSLLMDQASTNLSGFTGRSNSSCASNLPAMPMPAAKPAQQETEQSAKSAPSANRRKDQLFLSAPEKRQRVPSAYNRFIKDEIQRIKAGNPDITHREAFSAAAKNWAHFPHIHFGLMPDQGFKRTFKVQDGAEDMLLKDGLYAAAAAAAANMSVTPL; translated from the exons atgtcgtcgtcctcctcctcgtcggctgTCTTCAACCTGGACCACCTCGCGCCGTCCCCCACCGAGCAGCTCTGCTACGTCCACTGCAACTGCTGCGACGCCATCCTTGCA GTCGGTGTGCCGTGCAGCAGCCTGTTCAAGACGGTGACGGTGAGGTGCGGCCACTGCGCCAACCTGCTCTCCGTCAACCTCCGCGCCCTCCTGCTCCCTCCCGCGGCGCCTCCGGCAAACCAGCTCCAGTTCGGCCACTCCTTGCTTTCCCCTACTTCCCCCCATGGCCTCTTG GACGAGGTTGCGTTCCAGACGCCGAGCCTACTGATGGACCAGGCGAGCACCAACCTGAGCGGCTTCACGGGCCGCAGCAACAGCAGCTGCGCCAGCAACCTGCCGGCGATGCCGATGCCTGCCGCCAAGCCTGCGCAGCAGGAAACCGAGCAGTCGGCAAAGAGCGCCCCATCGGCGAACAGGCGTAAGGACCAGCTCTTCTTGTCAG CTCCGGAGAAGCGTCAGCGAGTTCCCTCCGCCTACAACCGCTTCATCAA GGATGAGATCCAGCGCATCAAGGCCGGCAACCCGGACATCACCCACCGCGAGGCCTTCAGCGCAGCCGCAAAGAAT TGGGCCCATTTCCCGCACATCCACTTCGGCCTCATGCCGGATCAGGGATTCAAGAGGACCTTCAAGGTTCAG GATGGCGCCGAAGACATGCTTCTCAAGGATGGTCTCTATgctgcggcggccgcggcggctgccAACATGAGCGTTACTCCACTTTAA